The Sceloporus undulatus isolate JIND9_A2432 ecotype Alabama unplaced genomic scaffold, SceUnd_v1.1 scaffold_12768, whole genome shotgun sequence genomic interval GTCCTGGAAAACCAACACAACAGCCTACTGACCCGGACTATGTTGCCGGTGGGGTCTCCGCTCTTGTGCAGGCTACAGAGGGTAGCTTGCAAGGCACGCCAGGTAACAGTCTTGCCACTGCCTGTGTTGCCCACAATCATGGAGGAGTGGCGGGAGTTCTTGGTCTCGTACAGCTGGATCACCTTGGTTATAGTGAAGGGGATCACCTGAAGCCCCATTTCCCTCAATTCCTGCTCAAGCACTTCCTTGAtttggaaggaaagggaggaggaaaggaaaaacctTTCTGAGATCCAAAAGCTATAGTAAGCTCTACGTACTATAGCCCACTGCCCCAGGAATGAACGCTACTGCTTCCCCACCATTTCTATGGGGTGGTGAATCCCAGAGAGTAActagaaaggagagggagagatctTTCTCTGATGGTCAGCATCTCAGCAATAGGTGGTGATGGTGGCCCACTACCCAGAAAAGAGAGGATATGCCCACCTGAGTAAAACTAGATAGGAAAGAGACCAGAGACTGGTTGGCTGACCTTTCCATAATCAATGACAGGGCATTCGATGCCCAGAAAGAGGTCCTGAATGATGGCGTTGAAGAGGGGCACATCACTGGATGTCAGTTTGGCTATATTCATGTCATGAGGAGAACCTAAGAAGgaaccaaagcagaagagatgaTTAAAGAGCCTACAAGCAGGAGAGCAAAAGTGAACAGGGCAGGTACAGGCCTCCCGTAACAGAAATTATCACTCACCCCAAGAGGATCCCATGGTGGAGGGGTTTCTGCATCATTCCCAAAGCCATCAAAGGCACACATACaaagaagccccgccccctgtaACTGGTGTGGACAGTCATTCTGCCCACCATCATTGCTGTACATAGATCATGCTATACACAGTATGCccatccattccggacccctccacataaggcaaatagtttcagcgtaagctgaaagccgcgtaaaaggtgcccacgtatgacacgggcacattgtatacacagatgctggcgaaacgtcaggaagaaaatcttctagaacatggccacacagcccgaaaaacccacaaaaaactaacacaAGTTACTTTAAAACTGATTTCACAGGAAATTGTTTCAgcctatttttaaataatattttctctgtttttacaCATAATCTCAGGACCCCAGAATGACTGAAAATAAGCAAatccataaacaaacaaacaaataaacaagtatCAGAAATCTTTAAGAATTGTGTGGGATGGGAAACACAGCAGAGCTCTTAGCAACCAAGAGCCAAGGACTCTCTGTGCTGGCGCCACGGTATAGCAGGAGATTGGGAAAGTGTGACCCCTGGCCAAGCCCTTCTCTCAGGTGATGCAGCTTTATGCTGGAAGACCAAGAGCACTGCACCTCCTCATCTGTAAGGTCAGGCCGAACCCTGCGCTTCTTCCCATGTAACGGAGCAGAGAAGTGAGTGCCCAGAGGCCAAAATCATAGTGCTTGGAGAGCTGCTGCATGGCCAATGAGTACAAGGTGTAGACCTTCTTGGCTAGGACCTGGGAATGGGAGAAAAGAATTTGGAGCTCTGGCAAACCTTTCACTGCAGGGGATGGCACTGTGCCCACTTTGCCCACCAACCATGCAGTACCTTGCAGTTATTGAAGCCTTCTCCAAAGAGTATGATTTCTGCAATGAGGGTGGAATCAGGCACCACCAtggagatggacaggttgcttacctgtaacggtatttcttcgagtggtcatctgcgaatacatacaaatgggttgtactgcgcctgcgcagtgccttcggaaacttctggaatcactaggcaaagtactctttgcaacatgttgaaactttttggcggtagctccgcccatcccttataaagcccctgccttcccgctctttccccagttccgcaatttttccgccaagtaggCGATAAGGGTGAGCCAataaagagcaggacactgaggggaggatgggcaggatttgtatgtattcgcagatgaccactcgaagaaataccgttacaggtaagcaacctgtacttcttctttgtggtctctgcgaatcatacaaatgggttgagactagC includes:
- the LOC121918470 gene encoding dynein axonemal heavy chain 2-like; this encodes MVVPDSTLIAEIILFGEGFNNCKVLAKKVYTLYSLAMQQLSKHYDFGLWALTSLLRYMGRSAGFGLTLQMRRLFNHLFCFGSFLGSPHDMNIAKLTSSDVPLFNAIIQDLFLGIECPVIDYGKEVLEQELREMGLQVIPFTITKVIQLYETKNSRHSSMIVGNTGSGKTVTWRALQATLCSLHKSGDPTGNIVR